The Neorhodopirellula lusitana genome includes a window with the following:
- a CDS encoding cation acetate symporter — translation MIYDPSYTAVVIFFLFVGFTVGLSFYLGSKAKSSAGYFAAHGQIPWFINGIAFAGDYLSAASFLGICGMIAAYGYDGFLYSIGYLAGWIVALFVIAEPMKRLGKFTFADALDAKFNSPGIKAAAGISTLIVSVFYLIPQMVGAGVLIQPLLGFPHWVGVVLVGAVVITIVVTAGMLSTTWVQFLKGSLLVVFSTVLVYFVLQEGFRVDRDSFQVIGPLATTESPDAIANAANRKLFQPVNRAATLDGWDQSESYIRFASDADQGFDVYKIETREDGLYLLEGQSQTKLNDGATLIGGVSLGREEGQRTLRPGGQLIQLPDEYAGPDGSATETGPLGPIEFFDVLRRSEVMLWGSDRLEHSDGSTTMVYFQKPTAGSRVLRPGEHPRFAGIRSGSWTDRINFLSLMLALFCGTASLPHILIRYYTVKDGAAARKSTIVGIASIGFFYVLTLYLGLGAMVSGTLDVTNSNMAAPLLARGISSLLFAIISAIAFTTVLGTVSGLILASSGAVAHDLLGGVMGINFSEANQVRVAKLAAVVVGAIAIVLGIVFQGLNVSYLVGWAFSIAASANLPALVMLLFWKRTTAAGIIASVCVGMFSSLGWILLSADTFGKVYGIDPASSPIPFSQPGIVTIPLALATLVIVSLMTGKDAETA, via the coding sequence ATGATTTATGACCCTTCTTACACGGCAGTGGTGATCTTTTTCCTGTTTGTCGGTTTCACCGTTGGTCTCAGTTTTTATCTGGGAAGCAAGGCGAAATCATCAGCCGGATACTTCGCCGCCCACGGTCAGATTCCGTGGTTCATCAACGGGATTGCGTTCGCTGGGGATTACTTATCGGCGGCATCGTTCTTGGGCATTTGCGGGATGATCGCCGCTTATGGCTACGACGGCTTTCTGTATTCGATTGGCTATTTAGCCGGTTGGATTGTGGCTTTGTTTGTGATTGCCGAGCCAATGAAGAGGCTGGGCAAGTTCACTTTTGCAGATGCGTTGGACGCTAAGTTCAATTCACCTGGCATTAAGGCGGCCGCAGGAATTAGTACGCTGATTGTCAGCGTGTTTTACTTGATTCCGCAAATGGTCGGAGCCGGTGTTCTGATTCAACCGCTGCTCGGGTTCCCGCACTGGGTGGGTGTCGTGTTAGTTGGCGCGGTCGTGATCACGATTGTGGTGACAGCCGGAATGTTGTCGACGACCTGGGTACAGTTTTTGAAAGGATCATTGCTGGTCGTCTTCAGCACGGTGCTTGTTTACTTTGTGTTGCAGGAAGGTTTTCGAGTCGATCGTGATTCGTTCCAGGTGATTGGCCCGTTGGCGACTACGGAATCCCCCGATGCGATCGCCAACGCGGCAAATCGAAAGCTGTTTCAGCCCGTTAATCGGGCGGCGACGCTGGATGGTTGGGATCAGAGCGAATCTTATATCCGGTTTGCATCCGATGCGGATCAAGGTTTCGACGTCTACAAGATCGAGACCCGTGAGGACGGACTTTACCTGCTGGAAGGCCAGTCCCAAACCAAGCTCAACGATGGCGCCACGTTGATTGGTGGTGTGTCGCTAGGACGAGAAGAAGGGCAGCGCACATTGCGTCCGGGCGGTCAGCTGATTCAGCTACCCGATGAGTATGCCGGTCCAGATGGTTCGGCAACCGAGACCGGACCGTTGGGGCCGATTGAGTTTTTTGACGTGTTGCGTCGCAGTGAAGTCATGCTGTGGGGCAGCGATCGGCTCGAGCACTCTGATGGTTCGACGACCATGGTCTATTTTCAAAAGCCAACGGCCGGTTCGCGTGTATTGCGACCTGGCGAACACCCACGGTTTGCAGGAATTCGTAGTGGTTCCTGGACCGATCGAATCAACTTCCTGTCGTTGATGTTGGCGTTGTTCTGCGGAACGGCTTCATTGCCGCATATTTTGATTCGCTACTACACGGTCAAGGATGGTGCAGCGGCCCGCAAGAGTACGATCGTGGGGATTGCCAGCATCGGGTTCTTCTATGTGCTGACGCTCTACCTTGGACTGGGAGCGATGGTAAGCGGGACGCTGGATGTGACGAACTCGAACATGGCCGCGCCGCTTCTTGCAAGAGGGATTAGCAGTCTGCTCTTTGCGATCATTTCGGCGATCGCGTTCACAACTGTGCTCGGCACGGTCAGTGGTTTGATCCTGGCCAGTAGCGGCGCCGTTGCGCACGATTTGCTGGGTGGCGTCATGGGGATCAATTTCTCTGAAGCGAACCAGGTCCGCGTCGCCAAGTTGGCGGCGGTCGTGGTGGGTGCAATCGCGATTGTCTTGGGGATCGTATTCCAAGGGCTTAACGTTAGCTACTTGGTTGGCTGGGCATTCAGTATTGCCGCCAGTGCGAATTTGCCTGCATTGGTCATGCTGTTGTTCTGGAAGCGGACCACAGCGGCCGGCATCATTGCCAGCGTTTGCGTCGGCATGTTCAGCTCGCTCGGTTGGATTCTGCTATCCGCTGACACGTTCGGCAAGGTCTATGGCATCGACCCGGCAAGCAGCCCCATCCCTTTCAGTCAGCCAGGGATCGTGACGATTCCATTGGCACTGGCCACCCTGGTTATCGTGTCCTTGATGACGGGGAAAGATGCAGAGACCGCATAG
- a CDS encoding proteasome-type protease: MTFCIGIKVREGIVALADTRIVKGSEQSNKQKLAGLQHAENVLFTMTSGLRSVRDKTVIYLDEALRNDSQPKLRMYEVVNMFGEQLRRVKSEDGPSLAATGHTFNLNAIIGGRLPDDDEPQLFYVYPEGNWVEAAVDLPYFIIGRTPYGKPVLDRLLTYETPLKEALTLALLAFDATRTSVTDVDCPIDVAVMTSTCLEPTFQRFSEQDLHSALQWWSQSMSDALKATPMDWADSLFPPGTSDA, encoded by the coding sequence ATGACATTCTGCATCGGCATCAAAGTTCGCGAAGGCATTGTTGCTCTCGCCGACACTCGTATCGTCAAAGGCAGTGAACAGTCCAACAAGCAGAAATTGGCAGGACTTCAGCACGCTGAAAATGTCCTCTTCACGATGACCAGCGGCTTGCGATCGGTGCGAGACAAGACCGTGATTTATTTGGATGAAGCACTTCGAAACGATAGTCAGCCAAAGCTGCGAATGTACGAAGTTGTGAATATGTTCGGCGAGCAACTTCGGCGAGTGAAGAGTGAAGACGGCCCTTCGCTTGCGGCTACCGGACATACCTTCAACCTCAACGCGATTATTGGTGGTCGACTGCCTGACGACGACGAGCCTCAGCTCTTTTACGTTTATCCCGAAGGCAACTGGGTGGAGGCGGCGGTCGATTTGCCTTACTTCATCATCGGCCGGACGCCTTATGGGAAGCCGGTTTTGGATCGATTGTTGACCTACGAAACGCCTCTGAAAGAAGCACTCACGCTCGCTTTACTCGCGTTCGACGCGACTCGTACGAGCGTGACGGATGTCGATTGTCCCATTGATGTCGCCGTCATGACTTCGACGTGTTTAGAACCAACCTTTCAGCGATTTTCAGAGCAGGACCTGCACTCGGCTCTGCAGTGGTGGTCGCAAAGCATGTCGGATGCATTGAAGGCCACGCCAATGGACTGGGCAGACTCTCTGTTCCCGCCTGGAACATCGGACGCTTGA